The DNA window attgttggttctacatagttcttgttttagtgagtaatcatccctaatggatgaacgttcattagcaatttaacgtcgtagaatctcgaaagataagtattatttgtaattgttttaCTCCAAGTactgatcaccctaatggtggcttcTAGATGTAAGACTTAcgaaagtatgaaacaatggtggaagctcataagatagaatggccttgactcttgcctaaacgggacaacactcgattctcatcttgatcgaataaaaggttgctagaatgtttgtcattttagatgagctgactactctattcaatggatggtatctttgactctcgcctaaacgggacactagtatcagtttgttgaaaaccttggaaattatttaggattgtatattttttagtattttcacttgtcattcgtACTTGCTAAGtgctaataatttttgaatgtgtatgattttgtgttaaaccttacttgatttctatttattgatatttgtagtaccCAATATGACTATGAACAACCACATggtgtcactgttgactgaCAACAAGCTCTCTGGAGCTAACTTTGtcaaatggagagagaacattgaTATTGCTCTCATTGGTGAAAATACCCTATTTGTGTTAACTGAAGAGGCTCCTGAGCAGCCAGGTGAGAATGCAAGCGAGGCAGTCAAGGAAAAGTGCGAGCATTGGCaaaatgctaacaacaaagctcgatactttatGCTGTCTACCATGGTCGACACTTTGAAAATAAGGTTTGCTAACACTCTCACGACTGCAGATATCATGAACAACTTGAGTGAACTGTTTGGGGTGGCCTCAATTCAAGCTCGCTTTGAGGCGACCAAGAATTTTATCAATGGACGGATGAAACCTCATCAAAATGTTCGTGATCATCTGCTCCAAATCACTTGTTACTTCCAAGAGGCTGAGAATCATGGAGCTGTTATAGACCAGACAACAAAAGCGAGCTTGATCTTGAATAGCTTGACTCCAACTTTTGTGCCctttacatcaaattatgtcaaggACCAGTTGGAGCTTGACTTCCATCAGTTAATCAACAACCTTAagacatttgaaaatttgattggaggaccataGAAAGGAGGAACTAAAGCTCCTAGTTCTGGCACTGATAATGGTACGACCAAGGCTAAGGTAAACCTTGCCTCCACTTCGAAACCCATCAAAAAGAAGAATtggaagaatagcaagaagcccattaaacctgttaaaatagataataagaAATAGGCTGCTAATCTAAATGAAAAGCAAAAAGGAAAGTGCTTCTATTGCAGCGAAAAGGGCCACtagaaaccccaatgtcctaagtttTTGGCAAAGAAGCAAGGTATTTTTATCTATGCTATGAACTCAtatgttttagagaattattatcccCTTGGGTTATTACTTATGGATCTAATAACCATGTTTATTTTAATCTTATTTTAGTTCCAGCTGCTTAAACTTGGATTGCTATCCTAGAGAGTTGAGTCGGATGGTTAGACAGAAGGGTGGAGATTGTCTAAGTAAAAAAGCTCGAAatctcaattttttatttaattgttttaatttatgatcaatttagtttcaattattgatttgggattttattccctattttATATTTATGCAGACAATTCATTATGACAATTTTgagattattaaaaaaaaatctctttaaGATATTCTGTTATGAATTGCATTTATGAATTGACCTTCATATATTTCTTTATCTGGAGTATAGCAATATCAATTATATTCATATGTTTATCATGTttgtatgtgtttttttttattaatgatacAAAATCTATGGTATATttatctctgcaaagagttaataccacataaataattagaatttaaaattcaatatttatgAATATtgatggatctcatgaatagggtattcaaggatttcctcgataactgcattatagtgtttatcgatgatattcttgtatactcccagtcagaagaggagcacgagcatcgtcttcgaatggtattgcagcgacatagggatcacaagctgtatgcaaagttcaaaaagtgtgaattctggttgtctgaggtatCATTTTTggggcatattgttggaaagaatgggattatggtgttggaaatatttgacaaggatctagatttactaccatgtatgcttctttaacatcctaatatgaattctaaaacaatgaaattaaacacatataaagtttaggaaaccttatattgggtgcagcggaatataatgactccttccgttcagatccctagcccttgattcctttctgtagcagaacagaatcaagatctgaacctggatctctttctctccttcctttgatgctgattctccttcttgttgattggattcttcacaatcttccacactatgattgagataccacttgatgtgtgtgggcactactctatcactagggtatttcaaaattgaagagaagaaaagagaagaagagggtggAGGCTATGgagaaagaataggaggctcacgTTTTTCTCTGGAAGGAATAATATGCATATCTCATTATTTCCTAAGCCATCAATATCTATTTATAGtaagccatctaggtttaggttttaattatatgacattaaaataatgaaaatataaatggtaaaatacttgcatagtggccggccatgatatggataatgggcctcactttgcaattttgccattttgtcatttttcaatcccattttctcaaaaatgccaatttttcaatttaaccatttacatgtcaattccaattatttaataactaaaaaataattattaaataaaattgttatttaatatatttattaattagacatataatgtctcttaactaataaataaacctagaatctcttttctttacaatttcgcccttgcttagtgaaaattcataaactagacatagtctaactttagaattataattgattaattacaatcaattaactgagtcttacaagctgtatgatctcaactagtatgggtaccatgggcctatataaccgagcttcgaataagttgaaccgaatttaccaattagtaaattccctaacttattaattccttattgaatccacacttagaacttggaattgcactctcagtcatatagaacgctctatctgttctacgatatagatacgctattaattatccatcgttataatcctcatttgatcaatgaccctctaatagatgatctacattgaatagggactaaattaccgttacaccttcaatgtattttatccttaaaacacttaggtccgtataaatgatatttcaatgaagtgaaatgagatctcaaccatttatctctgtttagccaagctcgaaggatatcatcatttcacttctaaattcccatagaagttatagactccatatttaggttagcgctcccactcaattatactatcatgttcccaaaatgtacgtttcaccctgacccaaaagtaggcttaactaacaaatcaaagaacttgtataatactcttgagatcgaaccttaccatatcaggattaagatcattttatctaggatcaacaggtgatattgaattgaatagatattacagtgaattttaatatatctaatcgaagttcaatatcggtctcttccgatgtatactccatacatctgatactggtaaactttgccaatgccctggaaaggacataacacctatccaaggtgtaagaatacatatcgttgattatatcatgccagtctaaatgcaatgaactaacaaatcagggaataaactttcgaacatataattaagattatattccactgtgctgacaacactataatcattaacaaattcatacgTTTTGGACTtatatagaatt is part of the Cannabis sativa cultivar Pink pepper isolate KNU-18-1 chromosome 5, ASM2916894v1, whole genome shotgun sequence genome and encodes:
- the LOC115717829 gene encoding uncharacterized protein LOC115717829, with amino-acid sequence MTMNNHMVSLLTDNKLSGANFVKWRENIDIALIGENTLFVLTEEAPEQPGENASEAVKEKCEHWQNANNKARYFMLSTMVDTLKIRFANTLTTADIMNNLSELFGVASIQARFEATKNFINGRMKPHQNVRDHLLQITCYFQEAENHGAVIDQTTKASLILNSLTPTFVPFTSNYVKDQLELDFHQLINNLKTFENLIGGP